A genomic stretch from Candidatus Aegiribacteria sp. includes:
- a CDS encoding EFR1 family ferrodoxin (N-terminal region resembles flavodoxins. C-terminal ferrodoxin region binds two 4Fe-4S clusters.), protein MNLYYFSGTGNSIAIVRELQKHLNDAEPLPIARYLDDAEVRDDSEVIGFIAPTYYMDIPDIVRNFTKKLSIKKNAFVFAVIHYGVTPGRAFHSLNTLLSEKGAKLNAGFGIVLPDNSIALKTPIRKQPEMHESMPRTVENISSMVLKKHSVPLPGSGSPLLGVNGLVGSFVLRKIFGTERKRITSDCTHCGICERICPVNNITVHDSNVSFGDSCAECFACIHWCPENAIRYGILKVNNKSHYTNPAVCAADIIAQK, encoded by the coding sequence GAGCCTTTACCAATAGCAAGATATCTTGATGATGCCGAAGTCAGGGATGATTCGGAAGTCATAGGCTTCATCGCTCCCACTTACTACATGGATATACCGGATATTGTAAGGAACTTCACTAAAAAGCTCTCCATTAAAAAGAATGCTTTCGTTTTCGCAGTTATCCATTACGGTGTTACTCCTGGAAGAGCATTTCATTCCTTGAATACGCTGCTTTCAGAAAAAGGCGCAAAACTTAATGCAGGATTCGGAATAGTCCTCCCTGACAATAGTATCGCACTGAAGACACCAATCAGGAAGCAGCCGGAAATGCATGAGTCAATGCCCCGGACAGTGGAAAATATCTCATCAATGGTTCTGAAGAAACACTCTGTACCATTACCAGGAAGCGGCTCGCCACTGCTTGGTGTGAACGGCTTAGTCGGTTCATTCGTGCTCAGAAAAATCTTCGGGACCGAACGTAAGCGAATTACATCAGATTGTACGCACTGCGGAATCTGCGAACGTATATGCCCTGTGAATAACATCACTGTTCATGATAGTAATGTATCGTTCGGAGACAGCTGTGCCGAGTGTTTCGCGTGTATTCACTGGTGCCCTGAAAATGCGATCAGATATGGAATTCTAAAGGTCAACAACAAATCGCATTATACCAACCCGGCAGTATGCGCAGCTGACATAATAGCACAGAAATAA